The sequence below is a genomic window from Harmonia axyridis chromosome 1, icHarAxyr1.1, whole genome shotgun sequence.
cctatcaattgttgagcagtttaTGACAAAACGACAAGCGTGACTTTAAGACTGAAGCGAAAATGTCTTACTAGTATCGATGGTACCAAAATTCCATTGAATCGACTCGACTCACCTCCAAGACTAGGGTTCCTTGTTTTCCCAGAGCATCTTGATTTATTGCAATAACATCTTTGTTGAGCAGAAGATCACGTAATTCAGGTCTGATGTTCTTCAAATCCACAGACATAATGAAAGGAGCAGCTAATATGGCCCATACGCTCAATTGTGCTTTGCTCTGCTCATAGCTCAAGCCAAAGTTTCCCACAAGcaactgaaaaattattcatttatataattTAGCTTGaacgatttgaaattttatattttcaagttCTTCCTTTGGAACTGATGGAGCAGAATAAACACGATTTTTTGCTTTCAAAGTATTTTGAGTTGCATATACAATGTAGGTCTTCTTCACTTCACAAAAAGGAAGgtataatatttcaatatcaaaaaagtttttcattaGCTACTAAGGAAGGGGCGAAGTTATTGGAATATTATGACGGTAATAACAAACCATATCTGGATCGTTCCAATGACCTGGTCCAGCCATCGGAACAATTCTGTCTTGATTTTTTCCAAACCACGACATTATGCTACTGACACTCTGCCATGAGTCATCGATATCATCCCAGTTTCTCCATAAGTTGCAGTATTTGGCTAAGGCTTTGTAATTAGGCTGAAATTGAGTACTTATTGAGTGAATGATATAGTtgaattatgaatatatttGTTATTTACTGGAGCATGAGATGACAAATTTAATTTGTAATTATTTGGCATATGCAATTAGATTTTATGTGAATGATTAAAAAGTATGTAATATCCATAATTTCCACAGATTTCTACGCAGAACAAGACAGGCATTAGCGTAGGTTATGTGCTTAGTCTGGAACTCTTACACTAATAAACTCTAGTATGTTGAAGATTTAATGTATACAGAATTAAGAATGAATAAATTTCTAATTCTGaatttgaatgtaaaacaacCACTTGTAACATTTATTTCGAGTCAAATAGTTTATGGATTTGTAAAACGAATACTTCgccataattgaaaaaaaagtcacCTTTATTCCACTCGGTTCCATATAAGCAGGCCAGCTACATGAATATACTATAGGTCTTCCTGTTCTATTCAAAAATCCACTCATAGCTGCATatcctgaaaataaaaatatacaattaatattatattacgCTAAATCATAAGATTCAGTTCTTCATTCGGAGGGCCTGATGTGTGAGGGGTTTACCCAGTGGCGGCTTTTCCTTTGAGGCAGTGCCTCACCAAATGAATTCTGGAAATTACACGTATTAATTGAATGTTCTATTATTCCATTTGATCCTCAATTTCATATCATACGGTACAGTACTGGTTCTCTCTTCCATAATGTCGATGCTCAATCTCACGATTCTTGTATATTCATCTTACTTCCTATTCAAGAAGTAAACGTTTCGAGGCAAGCCTCATGCGCTTGCTTGTCTAGCACGTTATCTACACCGACGCGACTAGAAATCGAGAATATTTCTACGCCTTTGGAGCCGGCTTCTAATAATAACTTTTATTCAGTCTTAACGACATTCTCATCTTGGAGAAAGATCTTCTCACACAATACTTCTATGCTTTTCCCCATATCTTCAAATGAAGATAACATGAAAAAAAGCATTGAAGTTATCAGGAATCTTAACAACATTTAATTAGTTGGGTAAAACGAACCTTCTTCCATTTCACTCTGGTCCACATAACATCCATCGAATTTCAAATAGTCCACTTCCCAATCTGCGAAAGTTTGGGCATCAATACTCAGATAATTCAAACTTCCTGGATATCCTCCACAAGTATGGGTCCCATAGTCAGCATAAATTCCAAACTTCAAGCCTTTACTATGAatctaaaaaatgaaaaatttattcatacagggtgtcccagaaTTAGCTTTCAGTAATTCATCACTATTCcaaataattctttttcgaatttttttttctatagctctaaaaaaacatcctttataacCAAGTGTAAAATGATGTTCTTTTTTGGAGGTAGGCAGAAGAGGAAAAACTTTTAGATTAATGAATTTAGTTTTCTAGATATGTTAACTATCGAATGCAGCTCCACTTGCTGTATTATATttgtacatatatatatatatatatatatttgggaTATATGAATGAATCACGATAATGAGGGAAAATTAATGGCAACCAATGCCATACCTTTTCCAAATGAGGGTGTAATTGTAATAATCGGGAATTTTAGATTCTCGATTATTTGATGGAACCTCGTGCCAGAGGTACCTatacttcattatttcaaaggGACCTTTTCCGAAAACACATGTAGTATGATACTACAATGACTTATTAGTTCGATATACATGGAATTCTGgacaaaactataaaaatacCGATTTCAGGAATGTTGATACTAACAACAGTCACATGCGATAAGAAAGTAACTAATTGGGTTTTAGATAATTAATAAGTCAAAGTAAGTTGAGTTATATCAATATGGAAAACATTCAAGGCGTCAAAAATAATATGCTGAATAAGAAAAAAACCACAGCACATTTTTCACGGGTACGCGCATCGGGGGCGGAGGAAAAGGTGTAGTGACTCTTTGTTTGATTGTACGAGAGATGGCGTCATGGTGTTCTTATCTCTCGAAAGAACGGTTTGAGAAATAAACCTAACCATTCTACGGTAAAGTCACCATGCTCTGCCttactgatgattccatcaaTGTTTCCAGCAGGAAGCACTGCAATCCTCTGATTCACATCGATGTTGTTCTTTCATTATGAACTAAGTGCCTTTACCCTCAATATTACATTTATcgttttccaaaaaatatttttttgtattggaTACTGAAACTTACATATTTAGATAGTGCTTTTATACCAGAAGGAAATCTCGTAGCATTAGGTTGTAATCTGAATGATTTCGGATCTCTTTCGAAAGACATCCAACAGTCATCTATCATAACATATTCATATCCTGCAGCCAAATATCCATCTGACACCATAAGATCCGCTGTTCTCTTGAACAACTTTTCGCTGAAATATCGAATCAAATGTTAGTTATTGGTATCGGTTACTACAGTCCTCGATATTCcttcattttataaatataaGGTTTtatagagttttccaataaaaggtttcattttgatataaaaaaaaacgagtacCGTAAAATGGGGCGAAGTCGGACAGTAGGGGTGAAAACGGACACTCGGTTCTTGCCGTCGTTTTCGTCAAATTCACTTGATACGGTTAGATCAAATTAGAATGTTTTGACTATAACGGGTTAGTTCAAGTATAGCAAAGGTG
It includes:
- the LOC123688689 gene encoding alpha-N-acetylgalactosaminidase-like isoform X1, whose amino-acid sequence is MMRNFSESYQISVEVMDIWKITIICFLSILTSPCSGLDNGLALTPPMGWMQWQRYRCVVDCDLYPDDCISEKLFKRTADLMVSDGYLAAGYEYVMIDDCWMSFERDPKSFRLQPNATRFPSGIKALSKYIHSKGLKFGIYADYGTHTCGGYPGSLNYLSIDAQTFADWEVDYLKFDGCYVDQSEMEEGYAAMSGFLNRTGRPIVYSCSWPAYMEPSGIKPNYKALAKYCNLWRNWDDIDDSWQSVSSIMSWFGKNQDRIVPMAGPGHWNDPDMLLVGNFGLSYEQSKAQLSVWAILAAPFIMSVDLKNIRPELRDLLLNKDVIAINQDALGKQGTLVLEKNNISIWVRQLKPHALNCSSYAIAFVSHRTDGYPYRITVKPSKLGLFNEDGYLLQDVFDKIERPITTPEEDIVVRVKPSGAVLLKAKPLCDSNAIQH
- the LOC123688689 gene encoding alpha-N-acetylgalactosaminidase-like isoform X2; this translates as MDIWKITIICFLSILTSPCSGLDNGLALTPPMGWMQWQRYRCVVDCDLYPDDCISEKLFKRTADLMVSDGYLAAGYEYVMIDDCWMSFERDPKSFRLQPNATRFPSGIKALSKYIHSKGLKFGIYADYGTHTCGGYPGSLNYLSIDAQTFADWEVDYLKFDGCYVDQSEMEEGYAAMSGFLNRTGRPIVYSCSWPAYMEPSGIKPNYKALAKYCNLWRNWDDIDDSWQSVSSIMSWFGKNQDRIVPMAGPGHWNDPDMLLVGNFGLSYEQSKAQLSVWAILAAPFIMSVDLKNIRPELRDLLLNKDVIAINQDALGKQGTLVLEKNNISIWVRQLKPHALNCSSYAIAFVSHRTDGYPYRITVKPSKLGLFNEDGYLLQDVFDKIERPITTPEEDIVVRVKPSGAVLLKAKPLCDSNAIQH